The Longimicrobium sp. genome includes the window GACGGCTGCCCCGCTGGACGAGCTCTCGTTCCTGTACGTGCTGCGGACGCTGCGCCTGGACGACGGCGACACCTACACGATCAACCGCCACTACGAGCCCGGGCGCAACCCGGTCACCGTGCGGGTCATCGGCCGAGGCACAGTGCGCGTACCCGCCGGCGAGTTCCGCGCTATCGAGGTGGAGCTGCGGGTGCGCGACCCCAACCGGTACGGCGGCGACGGCATCATCCAGGTGCACCTGACGGATGACGCGCGCAGGATCATGGTGCGGATGGAGTCGTCGGTGCCGCGCGCCGGGCGCGTAGTCCTCTCGCTGCAGTCCGGCACCGGCGGATGCGCGACCCCGCACGGCATCGCCAGCCGCTGAAATCAGCCTGAGACTCGAAGCGGACCATCCTCACCCGGGCGGTCCGCTTCTTCGTTCCCGCTCCTGGGCCCCGTGTCAGGGATTTCTCGATCGATACCATCCACGCGGACCACACCGCGGCGCGCCTGCCCCCCCACAGCTCTTCCACGACACGCCCGACAATCCGTGCCCCTGCCGGGCCCTAGCTTGGTTGCAGTCGGAGGGACGCAGCGGCGGCCCTCCCCGCCACGGGCCGGGGGCGGATGAGATCGCCGGCCGCGCAACGGAGAAAGCACCATGCGCAACCAACTGTTCGCCGCAGCCCTGATCCTCGCGACCCCCGCGCTGCTCGCCTCGTCGGCGGCCACGCTGACCTTCGGCAACGGCAGCAAGGTGTGGGTAGAGGGCATGTCCACCGTCCGCGGCTTCCGCTGCGAGAGCACGCAGGTGACGGGCACCGCCGACGCGGCCGGCACCGAGATGAGCCAGGTGGGCCAGGCCCGCGGCGAGATCACCATTCCCGTGCAGACCCTGGACTGCCGCAACGGGACGATGAACGGCCACATGCGGACCGCCCTCAAGGCCGCGCAGAACCCCAGCATCCGCTTCCGTGCGATCTCGGTGCGGGTGACGCCCACCTCGCCCGCGCAGGGCACCGTGGCGATGACGGGCCAGCTGACCATCGCCGGGCAGACGCGCGAAGTGACGATCGACGGCACGGCGGCGCGCGAAGGCAACGGGCTGCGGGTGCGCGGCAGCGAGCGGATCACCATGACGGACTTTGGCGTGCAGCCGCCCCGGCTGATGGCGGGGACCATGAGGGTGCACGCGCCGGTGACGGTGGGCTTCGACGTGGTGCTGAGGCCCTGAACGATGATCGGGCGGCGGATGGCACCCGCCGCGGAAGTGAACGGGGGCGCACCTCCGCGCCCCCGCTGGACCGGAGACTCCGTATGACGGAGAAAGTTCGATGAAAACCCTCAATCGTACGCTGCTGATCGCGGCCGCCCTCGTGGCCGGCCCCCTCGCGGCGCAGGACATCCCCGGCGGCGGCGTGGCCACCCCGGCCGACACCACCCCGCCCGCCACCGCCGTTCCGAGGGCCGTCGTCACGGTTGGCTCGCCCGCAGCGGGAGCCATCGGCCAGTTCGAGGCACCCAAGCAGGGGCTGGAGTTCAACGGCCTGAGCATGCAGATCGGCGGCGCGTTCGCGCAGACCTTCCAGTCGCTGGACCACGAGAACACCGCCACGCCGGCCACGAAGACGGTGCTCGGCGAGATCCGCCCCGGCTTCAACCTGGCCGCCGCCAACCTGAACATCGGCGTGCAGCTGGCGCGCGGCATCCGGGTAGACCTGGAAAGCTACATGGCCAGCCGCCACCACAACGAGTTCTGGGTGAAGGGCGGCTTCGCCACCATCGACGCCTCGCCCTTCGACGTGCCCGTGCTGAACCGGATCATGGAGTTCACCACCATCCGCGCCGGCCACTTCGAGATCAACTACGGCGACGCGCACTTCCGCCGCACGGACAACGGGAACGCGCTCCGCAACCCGTTCGTCGAGAACTACATCCTGGACGCCTTCACCACCGAGATCGGCGCCGAGGTGATGCTGCGCGGGCCGCTGGGCACGTTCGTCCTGGGGGGCGTGACCACGGGCGAGAACAAGGGCAACATCAAGGACGGCGCGGTCGATGCCTCGCCGGCCTTCCTGGGCAAGCTGGGCTTCGACCGCCAGCTCACCGACGCCCTGCGCCTTCGCCTGACGGGCAGCATGTACACGGCCGAGTCGTCGCCCGCGGTAACGCTGTACGGCGGCGACCGCACGGGCTCGCACTACTGGGGCGTGATGGAAGACAGCTCGACTCTGCGCCAAGGCACGGCGTTCACGAACGGGCGCATCAACCCCGGCTTCAGCAACGAGATCCGCGCCGTGCAGCTGAACCCCTACGTGGAGTTGGGCAACCTGGAAGTCTTCGGCGTGATCGAGCGGGCCAGCGGCAAGTCGGCCGCCGAGGCGGAGCGCCGCGAGGTGAACCAGCTCGCCGGAGACGTGGTCTACCGCCTGTTCCGTGACCAGCTGTACGTGGGCGCCCGCTACAACCGGGTGAACGGCGACTTCTCGGGGCAGAAGGACCTGGAGGTGCGCCGCACGGCGCTCGCGGCCGGCTGGTTCCTGACGCGCAACCTGCTGACCAAGGTGGAATACGTGACGCAGGAGTACGACGGGTTCGCGGCAACGGACATCCGCAACGGCGGCAAGTTCAGCGGGATCCTGATCGAGGGCGTGATCGCCTTCTGATCCACGGCATCTCGGGGGCGCCGTCCCGGGTCATTCATGCGGGCCTGAAGGAACGACGGACGACAGGGTCAGGTACGCGACCTCCTTACCGGACGCGCGCACGGAGCGGGAAGCCCGATCAGGGCTCCCCGCTCCGCTTCCGTATGAGATCAACTGCGGCCTCACTCAGAGGCGCAGAGCCGCAGAGAGAAAAGCAGAGGGCACTCGAGATGGCAGTGATTCGCGCAGGACTGCGCGTATCCGTCATGGGGAGAAAAGAATTCCCTTGGACACCCTGCCGCGGCGCATTACCATACCGGGCGCGGCCCTTCAGCGGCCGCTCCCCAGCGCGTTCCTCGCCGCAGCATCCTCCGCAGGACACCTCATGACCCGACCCACCGCACTGGCGTTGCTCGCGTGTCTCGCGACCGCCGGAACGCCGGCCATCCACGCGGCCGAAACCCCGCGGGGCGACCCCGACCTCCCCGTCCTGGTGGACGAGAACCCGGATCCGCGCGTCGTGGAGGTGACGCTCACCGCCGCTCCCCTGCAGAAGTCCATCATTCCCGGCGCGCCCCGGTCGCACGGGTTCGGGTACAACGGCGGCAGCCCGGGGCCCACACTGCAGGTGCGCGAGGGCGACCGGGTGGTGGTGCACTTCCGCAACCGGCTGCCCGAGGCCACGACGGTGCATTGGCACGGGCTGCACCTGCCGTTCACGGCGGACGGAAGCCCCTTTCACCCCGTCGCGCCGGGAGAAGATTACACCTACGACTTCACCGTTCGCCGGGGGTCCGCCGGGACGTACTGGTACCATCCTCATCCCGACCACCGCACGGGGCACCAGGTGGGCATGGGGCTGTACGGAGCCGTGGTCGTCCGGGCGGATGACGACCCGCTTCCGTCAACGCTCCCCGAAAAGGTGCTGATCTTCATGGACAACCGGGTGAACGGCGACGGCGGGCTCGACTTTCCCCAGCACGGGTCGCCCCAGGCTACGGCCGACCGCGAGAACGGCCGCGAGGGCGAGGTGCTGCTGGTGAACGGACAGGTGATGCCGACGGTGAGCATCCGCCCGGGCGAGGTGCAGCGATGGCGCCTCATCAACGCCTCCGCCGCGCGCGTGCTCCGGCTTCACCTGCCCGGGCACACCCTGCTGCACGTGGGGAGCGACGGCGGCCTGTTCGAGCGCCCCGTGGAGGTGAACGAACTGGTCGTGGCCAACGCGGAGCGGGTGGAGGTGCTGGTGCGCGCCACCGGCCAGCCAGGCGCGCGCGCCGTGCTGCAGACGCTGCCGTACGACCGCTACATCCCCCAGACGCGCCCGGCGGACTGGAACCGCGCGCGCGAACTCCTGGCGCTGCAGTACACCGCCGGGCCCGCCGCCGTCCCTCCCCTCCTCCCCGTCACGCTGCGCCACGTACCCGTGCTGGACACGCTGCAGGCCACGGCCCGGCGCACCATCGTCCTGGGCCAGGGAATGATCAACGGGCGGCTGATGGACATGGGCCGCGTGGACGTTGCGGCACGGCTCGGCGCCACGGAAATCTGGGAGATCGAGAACGTAGTGGGGATGGACCACCCGTTCCACCTGCACGGGTTTCAGTTCCAGGTGCTGGACCGCGACGGCGTACCCGAGGCGTTCCGCAGCTGGAAGGACGTGGTGAACGTGCCGAAGCACCAGACGGCGCGGCTCATCGTCCGGTACGACAACTACCCGGGGAAGTGGATGTTCCACTGCCACATCCTTGATCACGAGGACCACGGGATGATGGGCGTCCTGGAGGTCCGTTAGCCATGGGAGGCTCACCCATGACCCATCGTCGGCCGATTCTCGGGCTCGCGGCGCTCGCCGCCCTCTCCACCCTGGCGGGCTGCGGAGGGCCGCTTCCCCGCAGCGACGCCGCGGACGGCGGTACGGCCCCGCTCGCCAGTGCGGGGCCGGGTCTTCCCGCCGGCGCGGCCACGCCCGAGCAGGTGATGCTCGGGCGGGAGCTGGTGATCAACCGCGACTGCGGCGCCTGCCACGGGGGCAACGTCAACCCGGCGTCGGACCGGTGGCTGGCAGGCGCCTCGGGCGAGGACGATTTCGGCAACATCGGCCCGTTTCGCTACTGGGCCGCGAACCTGACGCCCGACCCGGAGACGGGAACCGGGCGATACAGCGCCCGGCAGATCTTCAACGCCCTGCGCTACGGCCTGCGGCCCGGCGCCACGCCGGACGTGGAGATCACCTCGATGGTGCCCGGCCAGGGGAATCACCCGGCCGCGCCCAACTACCTGTCGCCCGCCATGCCGTGGATGGCCTGGCGGTTCATGTCCGACCAGGAGCTCTGGGCCATCGCCGCGTACCTGAAGCACGGCGTGCGCCCGGTGCACAACCAGGTGCGGCGGAGCGAGTCGCCGCCGGACTTCTGGGCCAGCGAGGTGACGCCCGCGAAGATCGGGACGCACGTGATGCCGCCGTTCCCCACCGCCGCCGAAGAGATGCGCGCGCCCGAGCGGGCGGCGCAGCTGATGCGCGGCCGCGAGCTCGCCGCGTCGGCGGCGTGCAGCGCGTGCCACGGAGGGGGGCTGAACCCGTCGCAGGAGGGGTGGCTGGTCGGAATGCGCGACACGACCATGGATTTCCAGATCGGCCCGTTCGTCACCCGGCCGCGCAACCTGACGCCCGACAACGCCACCGGGCTGGGACGCTTCAGCGAGCGGCAGATCTTCAACGCGCTGCGTTACGGCCTGCGGCCCGGGGAAACCCCGGACGTCGACATCACCTCGTCGGTGCCGGGACAGGGCAACCATCCCGCGAATCCCAAGTACCTGGCCCCGCCCATGCCGTGGCCCGCGTGGCGCCACATGCCCGACGAGGACCTGTGGGCGATCGCCGCGTACCTCAAGCAGGGCGTGAGGCCGGTGCGCAACCGGGTGCAGGACAGCGACGGCCCGCCGGACTTCTGGCGCGGCGAGTACACCGTGGAGAAGTATGGCGCCTGGCCCGCGCCGGCGTTCCCCACGGCGCGGGAGACGTACAAGCCGTAACCGCGGCCTCACGCACGGGCGCGGAGCCGCAGAGAGAGAGAACGGCGGAGGACCCGCGGTGGGTCCCCTGCCGTTCTGCATCTCCTCGCCGACCGTGCCTCCGTGGGGCTTGGACGCTTGCCATGGCCCTCCTATCTTCAATCGAGGTCCCCAATCGATGAGCCCCGCGCTGCCTCGCATGTTCCGATGACATTTCGCAAGTTCGCCCGCCTCCCGTCGCTCGGGATCGTAGCAGCGGTAGTGCTCGCCGCCACCTCGCCCGTACGCGCGCAGACGGGCGAACAGGCCAGCGCTCCCGCGGCCCCGCCAGCACGAGCCGTGGTGCTGGGGCGCGTGGTGGACGCGGCGACGCTGGCGCCGCTGCCCGGAGCGCAGGTTCGCGTTTCGACCGTCCCAGGCGTGGCGGTGGCCGACGCCAATGGCGTGTTCACCGTGCGCGACGTTCCGCCGGGCGACCACGAGACGATGGTCTCGCGCATCGGATACCGCTCGCGCGTGGCGGTGTGGCGCGTGGGAGAGCAGGGGTTGGAGCTCGAGGTGCAGCTGGAAGTGGAACCGCTGGTGATGGAGGCCATCAAGGTGCAGTCGCGGCGGTTCGAGCGCCGCATGAATTCTTCCGGGGCCACGGCACGCGGCTTCGATGCGAACGAGCTGAGGTCGAGCAGCTATCCCAACGCCAAGGAGTTCGTGCGGGCGCGCATGGGCATGGTAGGCGTTTCGTGCGGCGCCATGGCGAAACCCTCGGACGGCCCGCAGGATTGCGTGATGGTTCGCGGAGGGCCGACGCGCGTCTGCATCATCGTCGACGAGCGTCCGGCGTTCGGTGGCTGGTTCGAACTGGAACTCCTGAATCCGCAGGAGCTCTTCCGCGTGGACGTGATCGGCGGGGGAAGAGCCGTGCAGGTGTACACCACTGCCTTCGTGGCGCAGCTGACGGCCCGTCGCCAGTCGCCCACACCCGCCGACGTCCTGTCCATGATCGCCTGTCCGCCGCGCTGAGGAGGCCGACCCGGTCGGGCGTTCAGGCCAGCGGCAGCGTAAAGTGGAAGCGGGTTCCCCGCCCGGGCTCGCTCTCCACGCCCATCGCGCCGCCGTGCGCCTCCACGATCCCTCGCGCGATCGCCAGGCCCAGCCCCGCCCCCGCTCGCCGGGTGCTCCGCGCCTGCCAGAAGCGGTCGAACACGTGCGGAAGGTGCTCGGGCGGAATCCCCGGCCCCGTGTCGGCGACGGAGACGCGGATCTCGCCGTCTTCCGCCTTCGCGGTGACGAGGACGCGGCCCCCATGCGGCGTGAACTTGACCGCGTTGCCGACGAGGTTCGAGAGCACCTGGTGGATGCGCTCGCGGTCGGCCCACGCGGCGGGGAGATCGGCGCCGATGCTTGACCCGACCTCCATCGCCTTCTCCGCCGCCATCCCCCCCACGCCGGCGAGCACGTCGTCCACCACCTCCCCCACCTTCAGCTCCGCGGGCTCGAACGACAGGCGCCCCGCCTCGATCGCGGCGACGTCCAGCAAGTCCTGCCGCAGCCGGTCCATCTGCTGGGTGAGGTGGCGGATGGACTCGATGCGGCTCCGGACGTCCACCTGGTCCGCGGGCAGGGTGCGCTCCAGCACCCTCGCGTGGATCTTCACCGCGCTCAGCGAGTTGCCGATGTCGTGCGCCACGATGCGCAGAACCTCGTCGCGCGCCATCACCGCGGCCTCGGCGGCGGCGCGGGCCTCCTGCTCGTTGCGCAGCAGCCGTGCGCGCTCGCCCTCCAGCCGCTTCCGCTCGATGGCGTAGCGGATGGCGCGGGCCAGGGTGCCGCCCTCCACCGTGCCCTTCACCAGGTAGTCCTGCGCGCCCGACTGCACCGCCTGCACCGCCACCGTCTCGTCCGCCAGCCCGGTCAGCACGATGATGGGCACCTCGGGCGCGGCCTCCAGCATCCGCCCCACGGTATCCATCCCGTGCGCGTCGGGAAGCGAAAGGTCCAGCAGCACCACCTCCGGCGGCTCCGTGGCCACGAGCTCCAGCGCCTCGGACAATCGCGACGCATGGACGAGGTGGAACGGCAGCGAGTGGGCTTCGCGCAGCGTTTCGCGCAGCAGGCGCGCGTCGCCGGGGTTGTCTTCCACCAGCAGGATGCGGACGGGCTCGGTCACGGCCGCGGCTCGGGAGGGAGCTTTACGATGGTGAACCAGAAGTCTTCGATGGACTTCACCACCGTGATGAACTGGTCCAGGTCCACCGGCTTGGTGATGTAGCAGTTGGCGTGCAGGTCGTACGCACGGGCGATGTCGCGTTCCGCTTCGGAGGTGGTGAGGATCACCACGGGAATGGTGCGCAGCGCCGGATCGGCCTTGATCTCTTCCAGCACCTCGCGCCCGTCTTTCTTGGGAAGGTTCAGGTCCAGCAGGATCAGGTCCGGCCGGGG containing:
- a CDS encoding DUF3108 domain-containing protein gives rise to the protein LGPVAVTDQTTSWFDPAARASVRYAKRERSPVSSATQDVRMDLSARRWQGLNGTGGAMTTAAPLDELSFLYVLRTLRLDDGDTYTINRHYEPGRNPVTVRVIGRGTVRVPAGEFRAIEVELRVRDPNRYGGDGIIQVHLTDDARRIMVRMESSVPRAGRVVLSLQSGTGGCATPHGIASR
- a CDS encoding YceI family protein → MRNQLFAAALILATPALLASSAATLTFGNGSKVWVEGMSTVRGFRCESTQVTGTADAAGTEMSQVGQARGEITIPVQTLDCRNGTMNGHMRTALKAAQNPSIRFRAISVRVTPTSPAQGTVAMTGQLTIAGQTREVTIDGTAAREGNGLRVRGSERITMTDFGVQPPRLMAGTMRVHAPVTVGFDVVLRP
- a CDS encoding multicopper oxidase family protein, encoding MTRPTALALLACLATAGTPAIHAAETPRGDPDLPVLVDENPDPRVVEVTLTAAPLQKSIIPGAPRSHGFGYNGGSPGPTLQVREGDRVVVHFRNRLPEATTVHWHGLHLPFTADGSPFHPVAPGEDYTYDFTVRRGSAGTYWYHPHPDHRTGHQVGMGLYGAVVVRADDDPLPSTLPEKVLIFMDNRVNGDGGLDFPQHGSPQATADRENGREGEVLLVNGQVMPTVSIRPGEVQRWRLINASAARVLRLHLPGHTLLHVGSDGGLFERPVEVNELVVANAERVEVLVRATGQPGARAVLQTLPYDRYIPQTRPADWNRARELLALQYTAGPAAVPPLLPVTLRHVPVLDTLQATARRTIVLGQGMINGRLMDMGRVDVAARLGATEIWEIENVVGMDHPFHLHGFQFQVLDRDGVPEAFRSWKDVVNVPKHQTARLIVRYDNYPGKWMFHCHILDHEDHGMMGVLEVR
- a CDS encoding c-type cytochrome, with the protein product MTHRRPILGLAALAALSTLAGCGGPLPRSDAADGGTAPLASAGPGLPAGAATPEQVMLGRELVINRDCGACHGGNVNPASDRWLAGASGEDDFGNIGPFRYWAANLTPDPETGTGRYSARQIFNALRYGLRPGATPDVEITSMVPGQGNHPAAPNYLSPAMPWMAWRFMSDQELWAIAAYLKHGVRPVHNQVRRSESPPDFWASEVTPAKIGTHVMPPFPTAAEEMRAPERAAQLMRGRELAASAACSACHGGGLNPSQEGWLVGMRDTTMDFQIGPFVTRPRNLTPDNATGLGRFSERQIFNALRYGLRPGETPDVDITSSVPGQGNHPANPKYLAPPMPWPAWRHMPDEDLWAIAAYLKQGVRPVRNRVQDSDGPPDFWRGEYTVEKYGAWPAPAFPTARETYKP
- a CDS encoding carboxypeptidase regulatory-like domain-containing protein, whose product is MTFRKFARLPSLGIVAAVVLAATSPVRAQTGEQASAPAAPPARAVVLGRVVDAATLAPLPGAQVRVSTVPGVAVADANGVFTVRDVPPGDHETMVSRIGYRSRVAVWRVGEQGLELEVQLEVEPLVMEAIKVQSRRFERRMNSSGATARGFDANELRSSSYPNAKEFVRARMGMVGVSCGAMAKPSDGPQDCVMVRGGPTRVCIIVDERPAFGGWFELELLNPQELFRVDVIGGGRAVQVYTTAFVAQLTARRQSPTPADVLSMIACPPR
- a CDS encoding hybrid sensor histidine kinase/response regulator — encoded protein: MTEPVRILLVEDNPGDARLLRETLREAHSLPFHLVHASRLSEALELVATEPPEVVLLDLSLPDAHGMDTVGRMLEAAPEVPIIVLTGLADETVAVQAVQSGAQDYLVKGTVEGGTLARAIRYAIERKRLEGERARLLRNEQEARAAAEAAVMARDEVLRIVAHDIGNSLSAVKIHARVLERTLPADQVDVRSRIESIRHLTQQMDRLRQDLLDVAAIEAGRLSFEPAELKVGEVVDDVLAGVGGMAAEKAMEVGSSIGADLPAAWADRERIHQVLSNLVGNAVKFTPHGGRVLVTAKAEDGEIRVSVADTGPGIPPEHLPHVFDRFWQARSTRRAGAGLGLAIARGIVEAHGGAMGVESEPGRGTRFHFTLPLA
- a CDS encoding response regulator; amino-acid sequence: MSARTGSQPIEVLLVEDNPGDVRLTREALKEGKVHNNLSVAPDGVEALAFLRRQGRYADAPRPDLILLDLNLPKKDGREVLEEIKADPALRTIPVVILTTSEAERDIARAYDLHANCYITKPVDLDQFITVVKSIEDFWFTIVKLPPEPRP